The following coding sequences lie in one Halorarum halophilum genomic window:
- the hmgB gene encoding hydroxymethylglutaryl-CoA synthase, whose protein sequence is MSAVGIDAIEIWTGKLELDLPNTFAPAKNEDPEKYTKGLGLQTSSFPDTYEDIVTMGANAAKRLMDRKDLMPDDIGRIDVATESAFDNSKPVSTYIAGCLERVHDGDFHHANKGERKFACVSGTQSIDDAYNWIRAGRHRGRSALVIATDTALYARGDPGEATQGAGAVAMLISEDPSLVELSNEQGYGSADETDFLKPNQQFPSVDGKRSMQVYLARMREAVEDFESVAWDMQPEDFAYIPFHTPFPGMVRKAGLLGYRHTIRDTEVEDELAEQIGRQPREAEYDDWEAYEEAIRAYMDQLKDTDEYLDWYDRVIEPTLDISRRVGNWYTGSVHVARASALKHALETDRSLAGEKLLIGSYGSGAQAEIHAETVQDGWREEIEALSIDEQLERRYDISYEEYEKVHDAHNHDMDREVEEFTQPEGEFVHAGWGRMNERKYEYVE, encoded by the coding sequence ATGAGTGCCGTCGGCATCGACGCCATCGAGATCTGGACGGGGAAGCTCGAGCTGGACCTGCCGAACACCTTCGCGCCGGCGAAGAACGAGGATCCCGAGAAGTACACGAAGGGGCTCGGCCTCCAGACCTCCTCGTTCCCGGATACGTACGAGGACATCGTGACGATGGGGGCGAACGCGGCCAAGCGCCTGATGGACCGGAAGGACCTGATGCCGGACGACATCGGGCGCATCGACGTCGCCACCGAGTCCGCCTTCGACAACTCCAAGCCCGTCTCGACGTACATCGCGGGCTGTCTCGAGCGGGTCCACGACGGCGACTTCCACCACGCCAACAAGGGCGAGCGGAAGTTCGCGTGCGTCTCCGGCACCCAGTCCATCGACGACGCCTACAACTGGATCCGTGCGGGGCGACACCGCGGCCGGTCGGCGCTCGTCATCGCGACCGACACGGCGCTGTACGCCCGCGGCGACCCCGGCGAGGCGACCCAGGGGGCCGGCGCGGTGGCGATGCTCATCTCCGAGGACCCGAGCCTCGTCGAACTCTCGAACGAGCAGGGGTACGGCTCGGCCGACGAGACCGACTTCCTCAAGCCGAACCAGCAGTTCCCCAGCGTCGACGGGAAGCGGTCGATGCAGGTGTACCTCGCACGCATGCGCGAGGCCGTGGAGGACTTCGAGTCCGTCGCCTGGGACATGCAGCCTGAGGACTTCGCGTACATCCCGTTCCACACGCCGTTCCCGGGGATGGTCCGGAAGGCCGGCCTGCTCGGCTACCGCCACACCATCCGCGACACGGAGGTCGAGGACGAACTCGCCGAGCAGATCGGCCGCCAGCCCCGCGAGGCGGAGTACGACGACTGGGAGGCCTACGAGGAGGCGATCCGGGCCTATATGGACCAGTTGAAGGACACCGACGAGTACCTCGACTGGTACGACCGCGTCATCGAGCCGACCCTCGACATCTCGCGACGGGTGGGCAACTGGTACACCGGCTCGGTTCACGTCGCTCGCGCGTCCGCGCTCAAGCACGCGCTGGAGACCGACCGCTCGCTCGCCGGCGAGAAGCTCCTCATCGGTTCCTACGGCTCGGGCGCGCAGGCCGAGATCCACGCGGAGACGGTGCAGGACGGCTGGCGGGAGGAGATCGAGGCGCTCTCCATCGACGAGCAGCTCGAGCGCCGCTACGACATCAGCTACGAGGAGTACGAGAAGGTCCACGACGCGCACAACCACGACATGGACCGCGAGGTCGAGGAGTTCACCCAGCCAGAGGGCGAGTTCGTCCACGCCGGCTGGGGCCGGATGAACGAGCGGAAGTACGAGTACGTCGAGTAG
- a CDS encoding DUF2150 family protein, translating into MTEPEETFYTEERWQNWLDRVEEETLDPEDEDSARLLLNLQDDAAIAVAKVVSAYDDGELDQETAVEEIAGIRDVVLAEVHFENEEKAMLIDGVQTSLVCVFYAAEEFIVGGPAEEASVAEYVAAAVDAEENEDVDAALGYLVQAGTRIIDGDELPMEAVEDLEYGLVSEWVNGLDSLQSAMSDPEVVEEED; encoded by the coding sequence ATGACCGAACCCGAGGAGACGTTCTACACCGAGGAGCGGTGGCAGAACTGGCTCGACCGCGTCGAGGAAGAGACGCTCGATCCCGAGGACGAGGACTCCGCCCGCCTGCTGCTCAACCTCCAGGACGACGCCGCCATCGCGGTGGCGAAGGTCGTGTCGGCGTACGACGACGGCGAACTCGACCAGGAGACCGCGGTCGAGGAGATCGCCGGCATCCGCGACGTCGTGCTCGCGGAGGTCCACTTCGAGAACGAGGAGAAGGCGATGCTCATCGACGGCGTGCAGACGAGCCTCGTCTGCGTGTTCTACGCCGCGGAGGAGTTCATCGTCGGCGGGCCGGCCGAGGAGGCCAGCGTCGCGGAGTACGTCGCGGCCGCGGTCGACGCCGAGGAGAACGAGGACGTCGACGCCGCCCTCGGCTACCTCGTGCAGGCCGGCACGCGCATCATCGACGGCGACGAACTCCCGATGGAGGCCGTCGAGGACCTGGAGTACGGCCTGGTCTCCGAGTGGGTGAACGGACTCGACTCGCTGCAGAGCGCAATGTCCGACCCCGAAGTCGTCGAGGAAGAGGACTGA
- a CDS encoding thioredoxin family protein — translation MSRMTEATSTPKPRRVDAREFPDALAEHDVVLVDFYTKGCTLCQSVEPVLGNVARATGVPVLLVNPKDDPSLVEEHAIRSVPTLALFRDDEEVGRIADGFVGAERLVEFVEEHR, via the coding sequence ATCTCGCGTATGACCGAAGCCACCTCCACCCCGAAGCCGAGGCGGGTCGACGCTCGCGAGTTCCCCGACGCGCTCGCCGAGCACGACGTCGTCCTCGTCGACTTCTACACGAAGGGCTGTACGCTCTGTCAGAGCGTCGAGCCTGTGTTGGGTAACGTCGCCCGCGCGACCGGCGTCCCCGTCCTGCTCGTCAATCCGAAGGACGACCCCTCGCTCGTCGAGGAGCACGCCATCCGATCCGTCCCGACGCTCGCGCTGTTCCGCGACGACGAGGAGGTCGGGCGGATCGCCGACGGCTTCGTCGGCGCCGAACGGCTGGTCGAGTTCGTCGAGGAACACAGGTAA
- a CDS encoding TatD family hydrolase → MSEDLGTPVLDDHMHLDPEHGRGLDAVRDFARLGGTHLIVVNKPSWHLGVEADAPADFRPVFETTVDVVEDATDLLDGRAWAVLGVHPGLVSRLVDERGYGPEEARDLMQGGLDVAAEYVRDGRALGLKSGRPHYDVTDAVWTASNEVMRHAFSLGADRDCPVQLHTEGSEDLTEIAEWAEDTGLARERVVKHYAGGTLAGPTPSVMSEKDRLRVAAEAGDPFLMETDFVDDPDRPGAVMGPKTVPRRVRWLQEEGYDDAVRTAHVETPALAYDVDTVATLE, encoded by the coding sequence ATGAGCGAGGACCTCGGCACCCCGGTACTCGACGACCACATGCACCTCGACCCCGAGCACGGGCGCGGACTCGACGCCGTTCGGGACTTCGCCCGCCTCGGCGGCACCCACCTTATCGTCGTCAACAAGCCGTCGTGGCACCTCGGCGTCGAAGCCGACGCGCCCGCCGACTTCCGACCGGTGTTCGAGACCACCGTCGACGTGGTCGAGGACGCGACCGACCTGCTCGACGGGCGGGCCTGGGCCGTCCTCGGCGTCCACCCGGGGCTCGTCTCACGGCTGGTCGACGAGCGTGGGTACGGCCCGGAGGAGGCCCGCGACCTGATGCAGGGCGGGCTCGACGTCGCCGCCGAGTACGTCCGCGACGGACGCGCGCTCGGGCTGAAGTCGGGCCGGCCGCACTACGACGTGACCGACGCGGTGTGGACGGCCTCGAACGAGGTGATGCGCCACGCGTTCTCGCTCGGAGCCGACCGCGACTGTCCCGTCCAGTTGCACACCGAGGGGTCCGAGGACCTCACCGAGATCGCCGAGTGGGCCGAAGACACTGGGTTGGCCCGCGAACGCGTCGTCAAGCACTACGCGGGCGGCACCCTCGCCGGCCCGACGCCGAGCGTCATGAGCGAGAAGGACCGCCTCCGCGTCGCCGCCGAGGCCGGCGACCCGTTCCTGATGGAGACGGACTTCGTGGACGACCCCGACAGACCGGGCGCGGTCATGGGCCCGAAGACGGTCCCGCGGCGCGTCCGCTGGCTCCAGGAGGAGGGGTACGACGACGCGGTGCGGACCGCGCACGTCGAGACGCCGGCGCTGGCCTACGACGTTGATACTGTGGCCACGCTGGAGTGA
- a CDS encoding Ig-like domain-containing protein, whose product MRLGGEDRAQSVQVGVIVLFGFLIVALSMYQATIVPQQNAEVEFRHSQTVQDDLVGLGNSIDATGRVGDAAPAAVKLGTRYPSRTFFVNPAPAAGTLRTEPAGNVTISGVEVLSTTGNEANDYWGADRNFSTRSVVYEPRYNQYDEAPVTRYEAGGVVNDFGGRTLAVDELTVVDGNRITLVAVDGTLSHNGVQLLSVDPAAVSSVDRRETVTGDIRLVVPSTVSADVWADDLLSEEIAAGWVNGTTQVGSDRVRIDLNASRNYSLGVAGVGVGRNVTATSAPAYIDVERAPAAADAGSVREVVVEVRDRYGNPVGNQQVTGAVTGGSGSLVSGTVTTDDRGRAVFEYEAAGSGTATIRFSYDDLGSFDSSAPEDAEHSLTVSNGDGTGSGSATYELVWDTDRIDDTNGVTYVAANDTIVVDPSVASSPIPVTSRATNDDGDPIDGATVDYSTADSSVAGFSGSNSTGETGSDGRSTVDMEFGNGETTVYAATPGGGSDALTVIVTTDSGDETGDLTWSVTDDTDTNTGQAIYRVSYQVEHASSFSYVEATFRNLNDSMLDRTVTSNTTGGTLTYDPGSNQGGGDTYNITLRAYDTGGNVVDVRTTTDVADNTDPSGSGPIGGADDPQLARLRIDDTGLSGHPGYYVSYNVTNSGDLGEVEVEFRNLDQSWATRTTTSTQPRGALSYDEGYVSGSTYQVIVRVFDSNDVLVDRERVNDTVDGVDPSGNDDMSKGSSPTFSTLDIADDTNVGADQGAYAVSYGVVDSTGTFDRVVAQFKDLTSGWWATRTTTGTGTGGTLTYEVGGTANDQFRIEIRLVDDDGVVVSETFVEDTADGTDP is encoded by the coding sequence ATGCGACTCGGGGGCGAAGACCGTGCACAGTCCGTTCAGGTCGGCGTAATCGTCCTGTTCGGCTTTCTCATCGTCGCGCTGTCGATGTACCAGGCGACGATCGTCCCCCAGCAGAACGCGGAGGTCGAGTTCCGCCACAGCCAGACGGTGCAGGACGACCTGGTGGGGCTCGGGAACAGTATCGACGCGACGGGACGCGTCGGCGACGCGGCGCCTGCCGCCGTGAAGCTCGGCACCCGCTACCCGTCGCGGACGTTCTTCGTGAACCCGGCGCCCGCAGCCGGTACGCTCCGCACCGAACCGGCCGGGAACGTCACGATCAGTGGTGTGGAGGTGCTCTCGACGACAGGGAACGAGGCGAACGACTACTGGGGCGCGGACCGGAACTTCTCGACGAGGTCGGTCGTGTACGAGCCGCGATACAATCAGTACGACGAGGCGCCGGTGACCCGATACGAGGCGGGTGGCGTCGTCAACGACTTCGGCGGGCGGACGCTGGCGGTCGACGAGCTGACGGTCGTGGACGGAAACCGGATCACGCTCGTCGCGGTCGACGGAACGCTCTCGCACAACGGCGTCCAGCTGCTCTCGGTCGACCCGGCTGCCGTGAGCAGCGTCGACCGACGCGAGACCGTCACCGGCGACATCAGGCTCGTCGTCCCCTCCACGGTGAGCGCCGACGTCTGGGCGGACGACCTGCTCTCCGAGGAGATCGCCGCGGGCTGGGTGAACGGCACGACGCAGGTCGGCTCGGACCGCGTGCGGATCGACCTCAACGCGAGTCGAAACTACTCGCTCGGGGTTGCCGGGGTGGGCGTCGGGCGGAACGTGACCGCGACCTCGGCCCCCGCCTACATCGACGTGGAGCGGGCCCCTGCCGCCGCCGATGCTGGCTCCGTGCGGGAGGTCGTCGTCGAGGTCCGGGACCGGTACGGCAACCCCGTCGGGAACCAGCAGGTGACGGGCGCTGTGACGGGTGGGTCGGGGTCGCTCGTCTCCGGGACCGTCACGACCGACGACCGCGGGCGCGCCGTCTTCGAGTACGAGGCAGCGGGAAGCGGCACGGCGACGATCCGGTTCAGTTACGACGACCTCGGATCGTTCGACTCGAGCGCGCCGGAGGACGCCGAACACTCGCTGACCGTCAGTAACGGCGACGGGACCGGCAGTGGAAGTGCCACGTACGAACTCGTCTGGGACACCGACCGCATCGACGACACGAACGGGGTGACGTACGTCGCGGCGAACGACACGATCGTCGTCGACCCGTCGGTCGCGAGTTCCCCCATCCCGGTGACGTCCCGAGCGACGAACGACGACGGGGATCCGATCGACGGTGCCACGGTGGATTACTCGACGGCTGACTCCTCAGTTGCCGGGTTCAGCGGATCGAACTCGACAGGTGAAACCGGGAGCGACGGTCGGTCGACCGTCGACATGGAGTTCGGTAACGGGGAGACGACCGTGTACGCCGCGACGCCCGGCGGTGGATCCGACGCCCTGACGGTAATCGTGACCACCGACTCGGGTGACGAGACTGGCGACCTCACTTGGTCGGTCACCGACGACACGGACACGAACACCGGCCAGGCGATCTACCGTGTCTCCTACCAAGTCGAGCACGCCAGCTCGTTCAGCTACGTCGAGGCGACTTTCCGGAACCTGAACGACAGCATGCTCGACCGGACGGTCACCAGCAACACGACGGGCGGCACGCTCACGTACGATCCCGGGAGCAACCAGGGTGGCGGGGACACCTACAACATCACGCTCCGGGCGTACGACACAGGCGGAAACGTGGTCGACGTGCGAACGACGACGGACGTGGCGGACAACACTGACCCCAGCGGAAGCGGTCCGATCGGCGGAGCGGACGACCCGCAACTCGCCAGGCTCCGCATCGACGATACGGGGTTGAGCGGTCACCCCGGCTACTACGTGAGCTACAACGTCACGAACAGCGGCGACCTCGGGGAGGTCGAGGTCGAGTTCCGAAACCTGGATCAGTCGTGGGCAACGCGCACGACCACAAGCACCCAACCCCGGGGCGCGCTCTCGTACGACGAGGGGTACGTCTCTGGGTCCACCTACCAAGTCATCGTTCGCGTGTTCGATTCGAACGACGTCCTGGTCGACAGGGAACGCGTCAACGACACAGTGGACGGCGTCGATCCGAGTGGTAACGACGACATGTCGAAGGGGTCGAGCCCGACGTTCTCAACGCTCGACATCGCGGACGACACGAACGTCGGGGCCGACCAGGGCGCGTACGCGGTCTCGTACGGAGTCGTGGATTCCACCGGCACCTTCGACCGGGTCGTCGCCCAGTTCAAGGACCTGACATCCGGTTGGTGGGCGACAAGGACAACTACCGGGACGGGGACGGGCGGGACGCTCACCTACGAGGTGGGTGGGACGGCGAACGACCAGTTCCGGATCGAGATCAGGCTCGTCGACGACGACGGCGTCGTCGTCTCCGAGACGTTCGTCGAGGACACCGCCGACGGCACCGACCCGTGA
- a CDS encoding helix-turn-helix domain-containing protein — translation MNAGGGESDAPRAQLARRIAGEIALSEDPGATLRKWRTDFGVSQTALADSMGVSSSVVSDYESGRRESPGIGLVSRVVNALLDIDEGRGGGRIRQYARVVSAGFESDIVRDIREYPTALPTSRVYEALDATEIVAGDRDTVNGHTVINSIQAITSLSSEEFYRLYGQSTDRALVFTGVTRGESPLVALRVVTPTPNAVILHGLDEEALWDHAADLAKVDGFSLAVSTAPLEESLDELRRL, via the coding sequence ATGAACGCGGGAGGGGGCGAGAGCGACGCCCCGCGGGCGCAGCTCGCACGGCGGATCGCCGGGGAGATCGCCCTCTCGGAGGACCCGGGCGCGACGCTCCGGAAGTGGCGGACCGACTTCGGCGTCTCCCAGACGGCGCTGGCCGACTCGATGGGGGTCTCCTCCTCGGTCGTCTCCGACTACGAGAGCGGGCGCCGGGAGTCACCCGGCATCGGTCTCGTCTCGCGGGTCGTGAACGCGCTGCTCGACATCGACGAGGGGCGCGGCGGGGGGCGGATCAGGCAGTACGCACGGGTGGTCTCGGCGGGCTTCGAGTCCGACATCGTGCGCGACATCCGCGAGTACCCGACCGCGCTGCCGACGAGCCGCGTGTACGAGGCGCTCGACGCGACGGAGATCGTCGCCGGCGACCGCGACACGGTGAACGGGCACACAGTCATCAACAGTATCCAGGCGATCACCTCCCTCTCCAGCGAGGAGTTCTACCGGCTGTACGGCCAGTCGACCGACCGCGCGCTGGTGTTCACAGGCGTCACCCGGGGCGAGTCGCCACTGGTCGCCCTGCGCGTCGTCACGCCGACGCCGAACGCTGTCATCCTGCACGGGCTGGACGAGGAGGCGCTGTGGGACCACGCAGCCGACCTCGCGAAGGTGGACGGCTTCTCGCTGGCGGTGTCGACGGCCCCCCTCGAGGAGTCGCTGGACGAACTCCGTCGGCTGTAG